Within the Acuticoccus sediminis genome, the region GCGACGACTGGCTGGAGATTCTCGGCTCCGGCATGGTGCATCCGAACGTGCTCGCCAACTGTGGGCTGGACCCGGACGTGTACCAGGGCTTTGCCTGGGGCATGGGGATCGATCGGATTGCGATGCTGAAGTATGGCATGCCCGACCTACGCGACCTATTTGAGGGCGACGCTCGCTGGCTCACCCACTACGGGTTCCAGCCACTCGACCGTCCGTCCCTTGCAGGAGGCCTCAGCAGGTGAAGCGAATCGCGGCCGTTGTAGCCCTTGCATCGGCCGTCGCACTCGCCGGCTGCTCCACACCCCCGACGGACGTCAAGATCTCCACCTACAAGGTGACCGGCAGCACGCTGTCGTCGCTCGAACGGTCGCTCCGCGTGCACGGACCGACGGTGCCGGGCAGCGACGGGCGCGCCTTCGCCGCGGTGGAGACCACGTTCCTTCACAACTTCGAGCCGGTGGAAAAGAACGGCCGCTGCCGCTACAGCCGCAATGGCCGCGTCGGACTCCGGTCCGAGGTCATCCTGCCGGAATGGCGACAGAGGGACCGGGCCTCCCCGGACCTTCAGGCCAAGTGGGACGTGATCTCGCAATACGCGGTGATTCACGAAACCGGCCACATCAAGATCAGCCAGAAATATGCCCGTATTTTAGAGACTGCTTATAAGAATGCCTCCGCGCCTACTTGTGAGGCATTGGAAGCACAAATGGTAGCCACTATAAGGCCCATTGCAGCCGCGCACGTTGCGGAGCAGGAAGAGTTCGATAGAACGGACGCTCCCCGCTTCCAGCGCTACCTGCGTCGGTACGGGTATACGGCCGAAAGCTAGTCACTCGCTTAGGAAAGTCGCGAGATCCGCGATCCATGAAGTTCACATTGTCCTGGTTGAAGGACCATCTGGAAACGGATGCGTCCCTCGACACCATCGTCGACCAATTGACTGCGATCGGCCTCGAGGTCGAAGGCGTAGAGGACCGCGCGGCGGCCCTCGCACCCTTCCGGATCGCACGTATCGTAACGGCGACGCAGCACCCGAACGCCGACCGGCTCCGTGTCCTCACCGTGGACCCGGGTGACGGCTCGTCGATTCAGGTCGTCTGCGGCGCGCCGAACGCGCGCGCCGGCCTCGTCGGCGTGTTCGCGGCTCCGGGGACCCACATCCCCGGGACCGGCGTCGACCTGTCGATCGGCTCCATCCGCGGCGTCGAGAGCCGGGGCATGATGCTGTCCGAGCGCGAGATGGGGCTGTCCAACGAGCACGACGGCATCGTCGACCTGCCCGAGGACGCTCCCGTCGGCACCGCCTACGTGGAGTGGGCCGACGTCGGCGATCCGGTGATCGAGATCGGCGTCACGCCGAACCGGGCCGACTGCCTCGGCATCCGCGGCATCGCGCGCGACCTCGCGGCGGCCGGCGTCGGCCGGCTGAAGCCGCTCGAGGTGGCGCCCTTCGACACCGACGGAACGCCGGCACCGAAGGTCACCATCGAGGCGGACGACCTCTGCCCGGCGTTCGCGCTGCGGCTCATCGAGGGCGTGACGAACGGTCCGTCGCCGGAGTGGATGCAGCGCCGCCTGACGTCCATCGGCCTGCGCCCGATCAACGCGCTCGTCGACGTGACCAACTACCTGACCTACGACGTCGGCCGCCCGCTCCACGTGTTCGACGCGGACAAGGTCGCCGGCGACCTCGTCGTGCGCCATGCCCGGGACGGCGAATCGTTCGAGGCGCTCGACCAGCGCACCTACACGCTGAACGACGGCATGGTCGTCATCGCCGACGACAACGGCGTCGAGTCGCTGGGCGGCATCATGGGCGGCGAGGCGTCGGGCTCCTCCGAGACGACGACGCGCGTCCTCGTCGAGTCGGCGCTCTGGGAGCCGATCAACATCGCCCGCACGGGCCGCACGCTCGGCATCCACTCCGACGCGCGCCACCGCTTCGAGCGCGGCGTCGACCCGGCCTTCAACGCGCCGGGGCTCGAGTACGCCACCCGCATGATCCTCGACCTGTGCGGCGGCACCGCCGGGCCGCTGCAGCTCGCGGGGACGGTCCCCGACGCGTCGCGGACCATCGAGTTCCCGCCGTCGGAAGTAGCCCGCCTCTCGGGCCTCACGGTGCCGGAGGACACGCAGGAGAGCGTCCTCGCGCGCCTCGGCTTCACCGTCGACCGTGCCGGCACGCCGTGGCGGGTGACGACGCCGTCCTGGCGCGCCGACGTCGAGGGCAAGGCCGACCTGGTGGAAGAGATCGTGCGCATCGTCGGCATCGACGATGTGGCGCCGACGCCGCTCGTGCGCGTCGACCCCGTCGCGCCGAAGGTGCTGACGACGCTGCAGCAGCGGATCGCCACGGTGCGCCGCGCGCTCGCCTCCCTCGGCATGACCGAGGCCGTGACGTGGTCGTTCGTCAGTCATGACGACGCGGTCGCGTTCGGTGGCGGTCAGGCCGAGCTGCAGCTCGCGAACCCCATCGCCGAGGCGCTGTCGGACATGCGGCCGAGCCTCCTCGCCGGCCTCGTCCGGGCGGTCACCCGCAACGTCAACCGCGGCCATCCGGACCTCGCGCTGTTCGAGGTGGGACAGGTGTTCGCCGGCGACGAGCCGGACGACCAGACAACCCAGGCCGCCGGCGTGCGCCAGGGCCGCAACACCGCGGCCGGCGTCGGCCGCCACTGGGACGGCGACGACAGCGCCGACGTGTTCGACGCGAAGGCCGACATCATGGCCGCGCTCGCCGCGATCGGCGGTCCGGCGGACCGTGTCGACATCACCCGCGACGCGCCGGCGCACTACCACCCCGGCCGGTCGGGCACGCTGCGGCTCGGCCCCAACGTCCTCGGCCACTTCGGCGAGCTTCACCCCGCGGTGTTGACCGCGATGGACGCGCCCGAGCGCCTCGTCGCCTTCGAGCTCACGCTGGAGAAGGTGCCCGAGTCGCGCCGGAAGGCGACGAAGAAGCCCGCCTTCTCGGCCTCCGACCTGATGCCGGTGCGGCGCGACTTCGCCTTCGTCGTCCCGGAGGACATCGACGCGCGTGCCATCACCCGTGCCGCGCGCGGGGCCCGCAAGGACCTCGTCGCGGACGTGACGGTGTTCGACGTCTACCGCGGGACCGGCGTTCCCGAGGGGCAGAAGTCGGTCGCGGTCGAGGCTACGCTGCAACCGAAGGGACGTACCCTGACCGACGACGACATCGACAAGGTGTCGTCCGACATCGTGGCAGCG harbors:
- the pheT gene encoding phenylalanine--tRNA ligase subunit beta; amino-acid sequence: MKFTLSWLKDHLETDASLDTIVDQLTAIGLEVEGVEDRAAALAPFRIARIVTATQHPNADRLRVLTVDPGDGSSIQVVCGAPNARAGLVGVFAAPGTHIPGTGVDLSIGSIRGVESRGMMLSEREMGLSNEHDGIVDLPEDAPVGTAYVEWADVGDPVIEIGVTPNRADCLGIRGIARDLAAAGVGRLKPLEVAPFDTDGTPAPKVTIEADDLCPAFALRLIEGVTNGPSPEWMQRRLTSIGLRPINALVDVTNYLTYDVGRPLHVFDADKVAGDLVVRHARDGESFEALDQRTYTLNDGMVVIADDNGVESLGGIMGGEASGSSETTTRVLVESALWEPINIARTGRTLGIHSDARHRFERGVDPAFNAPGLEYATRMILDLCGGTAGPLQLAGTVPDASRTIEFPPSEVARLSGLTVPEDTQESVLARLGFTVDRAGTPWRVTTPSWRADVEGKADLVEEIVRIVGIDDVAPTPLVRVDPVAPKVLTTLQQRIATVRRALASLGMTEAVTWSFVSHDDAVAFGGGQAELQLANPIAEALSDMRPSLLAGLVRAVTRNVNRGHPDLALFEVGQVFAGDEPDDQTTQAAGVRQGRNTAAGVGRHWDGDDSADVFDAKADIMAALAAIGGPADRVDITRDAPAHYHPGRSGTLRLGPNVLGHFGELHPAVLTAMDAPERLVAFELTLEKVPESRRKATKKPAFSASDLMPVRRDFAFVVPEDIDARAITRAARGARKDLVADVTVFDVYRGTGVPEGQKSVAVEATLQPKGRTLTDDDIDKVSSDIVAAVTKATGATLRA
- a CDS encoding DUF922 domain-containing protein yields the protein MKRIAAVVALASAVALAGCSTPPTDVKISTYKVTGSTLSSLERSLRVHGPTVPGSDGRAFAAVETTFLHNFEPVEKNGRCRYSRNGRVGLRSEVILPEWRQRDRASPDLQAKWDVISQYAVIHETGHIKISQKYARILETAYKNASAPTCEALEAQMVATIRPIAAAHVAEQEEFDRTDAPRFQRYLRRYGYTAES